In a genomic window of Parambassis ranga chromosome 24, fParRan2.1, whole genome shotgun sequence:
- the elp3 gene encoding elongator complex protein 3 codes for MGKPKKKSDLSRAELMMMTIADVIKQLVEAHEEGKDINLNKVKTKTSAKYGLEAQPRLVDIIAAVPPQYRRALVPKLKAKPIRTASGIAVVAVMCKPHRCPHISFTGNICVYCPGGPDSDFEYSTQSYTGYEPTSMRAIRARYDPYLQTRHRVEQLKQLGHSVDKVEFIVMGGTFMALSEDYRDYFIRNLHDALSGHTSNNVAEAVRYSERSNTKCVGITIETRPDYCLKRHLSDMLGYGCTRLEIGVQSVYEDVARDTNRGHTVRAVCESFQLAKDAGFKVVAHMMPDLPNVGMERDVEQFIEFFENPAFRPDGLKLYPTLVIRGTGLYELWKTGRYKSYTPSSLVDLVARILALVPPWTRVYRVQRDIPMPLVSSGVEHGNLRELALARMKDMGTECRDVRTREVGIQEIHHKVRPYQVELVRRDYVANGGWETFLSYEDPEQDILIGLLRLRRCSPQSFRPELKGGVSIVRELHVYGSVVPVSSRDPSKFQHQGFGMMLMEEAERIARDEHGSGKLAVISGVGTRNYYRKMGYELEGPYMVKDLFGAGMG; via the exons ATGGGGAAGCCAAAGAAAAAGA GTGAcctcagcagagctgagctgatgatgatgaccaTCGCCGATGTCATCAAACAGCTGGTTGAAGCACACGAGGAGGGCAAAGACATTAATCTTAACAA AGTAAAGACAAAGACCTCAGCTAAATATGGTCTTGAAGCACAGCCTCGATTGGTGGATATCATTGCTGCTGTTCCACCACAGTATCGCCGTGCTCTGGTGCCCAAACTCAAAGCCAAACCTATTCGCACTGCCAGTGGA ATAGCAGTTGTGGCTGTGATGTGCAAACCACATCGATGTCCTCACATCAGTTTTACAGGCAACATCTGTGT CTACTGTCCTGGTGGACCCGATTCTGATTTTGAGTATTCCACACAGTCCTATACTGGCTATGAG CCGACCTCCATGAGAGCCATCCGAGCACGGTATGACCCCTACCTTCAGACCAGACATCGAGTTGAACAG ctgaagcagctgGGTCATAGTGTGGACAAGGTGGAGTTCATCGTGATGGGCGGGACCTTCATGGCCTTGTCTGAGGACTACAGAGACTACTTCATCAGAAATCTGCACGACGCCCTTTCAGGACACACCTCCAACAACGTGGCCGAGGCCGTCAG GTACTCGGAGCGCAGTAATACCAAATGTGTGGGAATCACTATAGAGACACGGCCCGACTATTGCCTGAAGCGACACCTCAGCGACATGCTGGGCTACGGCTGCACCCGGCTGGAGATAGGAGTCCAGAGTGTGTATGAAGACGTGGCCCGCGACACCAACAG aGGCCACACGGTGcgagctgtgtgtgagtctttcCAACTGGCAAAGGATGCTGGTTTCAAAGTGGTCGCCCACATGATGCCAGACCTGCCGAATGTGGGCATGGAGAGGGATGTGGAGCAGTTCATT GAGTTTTTTGAGAATCCAGCATTCAGGCCTGATGGTTTGAAGCTGTACCCGACGCTGGTGATCCGAGGCACAGGTCTGTACGAGCTGTGGAAGACGGGTCGGTACAAGAGCTACACACCAAGTTCTCTGGTAGACCTAGTGGCTCGGATTCTGGCGCTGGTGCCCCCGTGGACACGAGTTTACCGGGTGCAGAG GGACATCCCCATGCCACTGGTGAGTTCTGGGGTGGAGCATGGCAACCTGAGAGAGCTGGCACTCGCCAGGATGAAGGACATGGGCACTGAG tgtcGAGACGTGAGAACCAGAGAAGTGGGCATTCAGGAGATCCACCACAAAGTCAGACCGTACCAG GTGGAGCTGGTGAGGAGGGACTACGTGGCTAACGGCGGATGGGAGACTTTTCTTTCCTACGAGGACCCGGAGCAGGAcattctgattggcttgctGCGGCTACGTCGCTGCTCTCCGCAGTCTTTCCGCCCAGAGCTAAAAGGAGGCGTGTCCATCGTTCGCGAGCTGCATGTGTACGGCAGCGTGGTCCCTGTGAGCAGCCGGGACCCCAGCAAGTTCCAGCATCAG GGCTTTGGTATGATGTtgatggaggaggcagagagaattGCCAGAGATGAACACGGGTCTGGCAAACTGGCAGTTATCTCAG GTgttggaacaaggaactactaCAGGAAGATGGGC